One window from the genome of Streptococcus parasanguinis encodes:
- the fusA gene encoding elongation factor G, with amino-acid sequence MAREFSLEKTRNIGIMAHVDAGKTTTTERILYYTGKIHKIGETHEGASQMDWMEQEQERGITITSAATTAQWKDTRVNIIDTPGHVDFTIEVQRSLRVLDGAVTVLDSQSGVEPQTETVWRQATEYGVPRIVFANKMDKIGADFLYSVSTLHDRLQANAHPIQLPIGAEDDFRGIIDLIKMKAEIYTNDLGTDILEEDIPAEYLEQAQEYREKLVEAVAETDEDLMMKYLEGEEITNEELKAGIRKATINVEFYPVLCGSAFKNKGVQLMLDAVLDYLPSPLDIPAIKGVNPDTDEEEERPASDEEPFAALAFKIMTDPFVGRLTFFRVYSGVLNSGSYVLNTSKGKRERIGRILQMHANTRKEIETVYSGDIAAAVGLKDTTTGDSLTDEKAKIILESIEVPEPVIQLMVEPKSKADQDKMGIALQKLAEEDPTFRVETNPETGETVISGMGELHLDVLVDRMKREFKVEANVGAPQVSYRETFRASTQARGFFKRQSGGKGQFGDVWIEFTPNEEGKGFEFENAIVGGVVPREFIPAVEKGLQESMANGVLAGYPMVDVKAKLYDGSYHDVDSSETAFKIAASLALKEAAKTAQPAILEPMMLVTITVPEENLGDVMGHVTARRGRVDGMEAHGASQIVRAYVPLAEMFGYATVLRSATQGRGTFMMVFDHYEDVPKSVQEEIIKKAKGEA; translated from the coding sequence ATGGCACGCGAATTTTCACTTGAAAAAACTCGTAATATCGGTATCATGGCTCACGTCGATGCTGGTAAAACAACTACAACTGAGCGTATCCTTTACTACACTGGTAAGATTCACAAAATCGGTGAAACTCACGAAGGTGCGTCACAAATGGACTGGATGGAGCAAGAGCAAGAACGTGGTATCACCATCACATCTGCCGCTACAACAGCTCAATGGAAAGACACTCGTGTAAACATCATCGACACACCAGGACACGTGGACTTCACTATCGAAGTTCAACGTTCACTCCGCGTTTTGGACGGTGCTGTAACCGTTCTTGACTCACAATCAGGTGTTGAACCTCAAACTGAAACAGTTTGGCGTCAAGCAACTGAATACGGAGTTCCACGTATCGTATTCGCTAACAAGATGGATAAAATCGGTGCTGACTTCCTTTACTCAGTAAGCACACTTCATGACCGTCTTCAAGCAAACGCTCACCCAATTCAATTGCCAATCGGTGCTGAAGATGACTTCCGCGGAATCATTGACTTGATCAAGATGAAAGCTGAAATCTATACTAACGACCTTGGTACAGATATCCTTGAAGAAGATATTCCAGCTGAATACCTTGAACAAGCTCAAGAATACCGTGAAAAATTGGTTGAAGCAGTTGCTGAAACTGATGAAGACTTGATGATGAAATACCTTGAAGGGGAAGAAATCACTAACGAAGAATTGAAAGCTGGTATCCGTAAAGCTACAATCAACGTTGAGTTCTACCCAGTACTTTGTGGTTCTGCCTTCAAGAACAAAGGGGTTCAATTGATGTTGGATGCGGTCCTTGACTACCTTCCAAGCCCACTTGATATCCCTGCAATCAAGGGTGTGAACCCAGATACAGACGAAGAAGAAGAACGTCCAGCATCTGATGAAGAGCCATTTGCAGCTCTTGCCTTCAAGATCATGACTGACCCATTCGTAGGTCGTTTGACATTCTTCCGTGTTTACTCAGGTGTCTTGAACTCAGGTTCATACGTCTTGAACACTTCTAAAGGTAAACGTGAACGTATCGGACGTATCCTTCAAATGCACGCCAACACTCGTAAAGAAATCGAAACAGTTTACTCTGGAGATATCGCTGCTGCCGTTGGTTTGAAAGATACTACAACTGGTGACTCATTGACAGATGAAAAAGCAAAAATCATCCTTGAATCAATCGAAGTTCCAGAACCAGTTATCCAATTGATGGTTGAGCCTAAATCTAAAGCAGACCAAGACAAGATGGGTATCGCCCTTCAAAAATTGGCTGAAGAAGATCCAACATTCCGCGTTGAAACAAACCCTGAAACTGGTGAAACAGTTATCTCTGGTATGGGTGAGTTGCACTTGGATGTCCTTGTTGACCGTATGAAACGTGAATTCAAGGTTGAAGCTAACGTTGGTGCCCCTCAAGTATCTTACCGTGAAACATTCCGCGCTTCTACACAAGCACGTGGATTCTTCAAACGTCAATCTGGTGGTAAAGGTCAGTTTGGTGATGTTTGGATCGAATTTACTCCAAACGAAGAAGGTAAAGGATTCGAGTTCGAAAATGCGATCGTCGGTGGTGTGGTTCCACGTGAATTCATCCCTGCAGTAGAAAAAGGACTTCAAGAATCTATGGCGAACGGTGTCCTTGCTGGTTACCCAATGGTTGACGTGAAAGCTAAGCTTTACGATGGTTCATACCACGATGTCGACTCATCTGAAACTGCCTTCAAGATCGCTGCATCTCTTGCGCTTAAAGAAGCTGCTAAGACTGCACAACCAGCTATCCTTGAACCAATGATGCTTGTAACCATCACAGTTCCTGAAGAAAACCTTGGGGATGTTATGGGTCACGTAACTGCTCGTCGTGGACGTGTAGATGGTATGGAAGCACACGGTGCAAGCCAAATCGTTCGTGCTTATGTGCCACTTGCTGAAATGTTCGGTTACGCTACTGTCCTTCGTTCTGCAACTCAAGGACGTGGTACCTTCATGATGGTATTTGACCACTACGAAGATGTACCAAAATCAGTACAAGAAGAAATCATTAAAAAAGCTAAAGGTGAAGCTTAA
- the gap gene encoding type I glyceraldehyde-3-phosphate dehydrogenase, which translates to MVVKVGINGFGRIGRLAFRRIQNVEGVEVTRINDLTDPVMLAHLLKYDTTQGRFDGTVEVKEGGFEVNGKFVKVSAERDPEQIDWANDGVEIVLEATGFFATKAAAEKHLHAGGAKKVVITAPGGSDVKTVVFNTNHDILDGTETVISGASCTTNCLAPMAKALQDNFGVVEGLMTTIHAYTGDQMILDGPHRKGDLRRARAGAANIVPNSTGAAKAIGLVIPELNGKLDGAAQRVPVPTGSVTELVVVLDKNVTVDEVNAAMKAASNESYGYTEDPIVSSDVVGMSYGSLFDATQTKVLDVDGKQLVKVVSWYDNEMSYTAQLVRTLEYFAKIAK; encoded by the coding sequence ATGGTAGTTAAAGTTGGTATTAACGGTTTCGGTCGTATCGGACGTCTTGCTTTCCGTCGTATCCAAAACGTAGAAGGTGTTGAAGTTACACGCATCAACGACCTTACAGATCCAGTTATGCTTGCACACTTGTTGAAATACGATACAACTCAAGGTCGTTTCGACGGTACTGTGGAAGTTAAAGAAGGTGGATTCGAAGTTAACGGTAAATTCGTTAAAGTTTCTGCTGAACGCGATCCAGAACAAATCGACTGGGCTAACGACGGTGTAGAAATCGTTCTTGAAGCAACTGGTTTCTTTGCTACTAAAGCAGCTGCTGAAAAACACTTGCATGCTGGTGGTGCTAAGAAAGTTGTTATCACTGCTCCTGGTGGATCAGATGTTAAAACAGTCGTATTTAACACTAACCACGATATTCTTGATGGTACTGAAACAGTTATCTCAGGTGCTTCATGTACTACAAACTGCTTGGCTCCAATGGCTAAAGCTCTTCAAGATAACTTCGGTGTTGTTGAAGGATTGATGACTACTATCCACGCTTACACTGGTGACCAAATGATCCTTGACGGTCCACACCGTAAAGGTGACCTTCGTCGTGCACGCGCTGGTGCTGCTAACATCGTTCCTAACTCAACTGGTGCTGCTAAAGCAATCGGTTTGGTTATCCCTGAATTGAACGGTAAATTGGACGGAGCTGCACAACGTGTTCCTGTTCCAACTGGATCAGTTACTGAATTGGTAGTTGTTCTTGACAAGAACGTTACTGTTGATGAAGTGAACGCAGCTATGAAAGCAGCTTCAAACGAATCATACGGTTACACTGAAGATCCAATCGTTTCTTCAGACGTTGTAGGTATGTCTTACGGATCATTGTTTGACGCAACTCAAACTAAAGTTCTTGACGTTGACGGTAAACAATTGGTTAAAGTTGTTTCATGGTATGACAACGAAATGTCTTACACTGCACAACTTGTTCGTACTCTTGAATACTTCGCAAAAATTGCTAAATAA
- a CDS encoding endo-beta-N-acetylglucosaminidase, with translation MKGHRFEKKERFSIRKFSVGVCSALIGLAFLGTGAVSADETVSTSEQPLESSSANTDDVNHLVREAGVYTADAALPTADPAKPATEAVTPEASPTSTEASSTTTDHPAVSETEKPKATAEKVADLPTNEEKQLRPKEVKFDTWDDLLKWEPGKRVDDDMNRASVPLASRFQGKQINEQANPEAKIQALSNMNSKAKDHASVGGEEFKAYAFDYWQYLDSMVFWEGLVPSADVIDAAHRNGVPIYGTIFYNWSSSIKDQEHFAETLKEDSEGSKTFPIARKLVELAKYYGFDGYFINQETTGNLVEPLGPKLRDFLLYTKEYAKSINYPIKYSWYDAMTYEYGRYHENALGEYNYNFMQPENGENPVDTFFANFNWGKSEVDYSISTAKWIQRNPYDVLAGLELQKGGSYKTNVDWNAILDEHGKLRLSLGLYAPDTITGLGKTGEGYHTHEDLFWTGFQGDPTKGKPADQSWYGMSNLVVDKTPITSEDFNTSFNTGHGKHWFVDGKISKEGEWNYRSVSGYLPTWRWWVEHSEDSAPLKGRYDFDQAYNGGNSLAFEGDLKANSSQNVMLYSTKIPVTETTKLSVSHKGGIGAAAWVAVATKEDYSEYEWKELTPSADWSTQTFDLGSLAGKTIYAVKMFFDHDTDVKDYKFNLGQLSITSNQEKPATPAEVSVRAKRLQNAQEAEAVLNFKGVADADYYEVYEKDGDNWRLLTGSSATTVYLPKVSRSASAEGTTQELKVVAVGKNGQRSDAGTVAFDWGMTVSDTSLPKALAPNVVIGAKVIGSSFPDADGSEGIEGMLNGTITSLSDKWSSAQLSGTVDIRLTQPRTIVRWVMDHAGAGGESVDDGKMNTRDFDLYYKDEAGEWKLAKEVRGNKAHVSDITLDHPIKAQEWRLHVITADNGTPWQAIRIYNWKMYESLDTETVNVPMKHAAAQNLGNHFVQVGFKDVPANTTLTLYADKEATSPIATMTADQAGNLIFKPLAFESTPSLLYYRAQEPGKDISNVLAIEVPKNDKEIAGLQFEDGLTKKVYREGDALSLKGATLRVHYKDGQADQLVNLTNSGVEIHGFNSSKLGEQHLEVSYLGQKLDKTLTVFVVSAEEAGEKAVAGLELTDKPKVEYIVGESLEKEGGRFTVVFEDETTETHALTDEGVEVTGFDTTKEGRQTITVHYKGASTSFDVLVNPKPALNDEYLKQKLAEAEAAKAKVDFTFATPEVKEALLAGMAASEKVLKEHDTSTQDQVNEQLNQLTALLKALDGQANLTKEKEALSALTTEATALLASKPNHPSGEALQALVEKNKELLASSELTPEALETAKTGLETLIALLKEDKPAVFVDPATGVEVQFSNLEQTVVKGLKVAKVEANQAEKEELKGREGIVFDIEGVDASGQDIDTQHPSLVKIPVDKDKEVEQVLFFPEGQAPQSLAFERVGDVVIFTAPHFTHYAIVYKTAQTEGPDQPIQPEEPAKPDQPVQPAQPNQPVQPVAPVTPDPANPLKPTESSQVDQLAPTTSTQAGHQEEEHKDMVDQEIHQLLSAHQGANSQPTVQQGIKDASKESQSEHLPNTASLEASFAAEAVLLAALGGFLLAGKKKEE, from the coding sequence ATGAAAGGTCATCGATTTGAAAAGAAAGAACGATTTAGTATACGAAAATTCAGTGTAGGAGTTTGTTCCGCATTGATTGGGTTAGCATTTTTAGGAACAGGCGCTGTCTCTGCAGATGAGACGGTTTCTACTAGTGAACAACCCTTGGAAAGCTCTTCAGCAAACACCGATGATGTCAATCATTTGGTGAGAGAAGCTGGCGTCTACACTGCAGATGCGGCACTTCCTACGGCTGATCCTGCAAAACCGGCCACAGAAGCGGTCACTCCGGAGGCTAGTCCTACGAGTACAGAAGCTAGCTCGACGACTACAGATCATCCAGCTGTTTCAGAGACTGAAAAACCGAAAGCTACTGCTGAAAAAGTGGCTGATTTACCAACCAATGAAGAAAAACAATTAAGACCCAAAGAAGTTAAGTTCGATACCTGGGACGATCTCTTGAAGTGGGAACCAGGAAAACGAGTGGATGACGATATGAATAGAGCAAGCGTCCCACTTGCGAGTCGTTTTCAAGGGAAACAAATTAATGAACAAGCTAACCCTGAAGCGAAGATCCAAGCGCTGTCAAACATGAACTCCAAAGCAAAGGATCATGCGTCTGTCGGCGGGGAAGAGTTTAAGGCCTATGCTTTTGATTACTGGCAATATTTGGATTCCATGGTCTTTTGGGAAGGACTGGTTCCATCAGCAGATGTGATCGATGCTGCCCACCGAAATGGGGTGCCTATTTATGGAACAATCTTTTACAACTGGTCTAGCAGCATCAAGGATCAAGAACATTTTGCAGAAACCTTGAAAGAAGATAGTGAAGGGTCTAAGACCTTCCCGATCGCGCGTAAATTAGTAGAACTTGCCAAGTACTATGGCTTTGATGGTTACTTTATCAACCAAGAGACAACCGGAAATCTTGTAGAACCATTGGGTCCAAAATTAAGAGATTTCCTTCTTTATACTAAGGAGTATGCGAAGAGCATCAACTATCCGATCAAGTACTCTTGGTATGATGCCATGACTTATGAATATGGTCGCTACCATGAAAATGCACTGGGTGAATACAACTACAATTTCATGCAGCCTGAAAATGGGGAAAATCCAGTTGATACCTTCTTTGCCAACTTTAACTGGGGCAAATCAGAAGTTGATTATTCGATTAGTACAGCTAAATGGATTCAGCGGAATCCTTATGATGTTCTAGCTGGACTCGAGCTCCAAAAAGGAGGCTCTTATAAGACTAATGTAGACTGGAATGCCATTTTAGATGAACATGGCAAGTTGCGTCTATCTCTTGGTCTTTATGCGCCAGATACCATTACAGGTCTAGGAAAGACTGGAGAAGGTTACCATACTCATGAAGATCTATTCTGGACAGGTTTCCAAGGAGATCCGACTAAAGGAAAACCAGCAGACCAATCTTGGTACGGTATGTCCAATCTAGTAGTGGACAAAACTCCTATTACAAGTGAAGATTTCAATACTTCCTTCAATACTGGTCACGGAAAACACTGGTTTGTCGATGGCAAGATTTCTAAAGAAGGGGAATGGAACTACCGTTCTGTTTCTGGCTACCTTCCAACCTGGCGTTGGTGGGTAGAGCATAGTGAAGATAGTGCTCCATTGAAAGGTCGTTATGATTTTGATCAAGCCTACAATGGAGGAAATTCTCTAGCCTTTGAAGGAGATTTAAAAGCCAATAGCAGTCAAAATGTCATGCTCTATTCGACCAAGATTCCTGTGACAGAAACGACAAAATTGAGTGTCAGTCATAAAGGTGGGATCGGAGCTGCTGCCTGGGTAGCTGTTGCCACCAAAGAAGACTACTCTGAATACGAATGGAAAGAATTGACACCGAGTGCGGATTGGTCTACTCAAACCTTTGATTTGGGAAGTTTGGCTGGCAAGACCATTTATGCTGTGAAGATGTTCTTTGACCATGATACGGATGTCAAAGACTACAAATTTAATCTCGGCCAATTGTCGATTACGTCGAACCAAGAGAAACCAGCTACTCCAGCAGAAGTATCCGTTCGGGCAAAACGCCTACAAAATGCGCAAGAAGCAGAAGCAGTCCTCAATTTTAAAGGGGTAGCAGATGCGGATTATTATGAAGTCTATGAAAAAGATGGCGATAACTGGCGTCTCTTAACAGGATCTTCTGCGACAACCGTCTATCTACCAAAAGTTAGCCGTTCAGCAAGTGCTGAAGGGACTACTCAGGAACTTAAGGTTGTGGCAGTTGGAAAGAACGGCCAACGTTCAGATGCGGGAACTGTAGCCTTTGATTGGGGTATGACCGTGTCAGATACTAGTCTACCAAAAGCCCTAGCACCAAACGTAGTTATCGGAGCCAAAGTGATTGGTTCAAGCTTCCCAGATGCGGATGGTAGTGAAGGCATCGAAGGTATGTTAAATGGGACCATTACCAGTCTTTCGGATAAATGGTCTTCTGCTCAATTGAGTGGAACTGTCGATATCCGCTTGACACAACCTCGGACCATTGTTCGTTGGGTCATGGACCATGCTGGTGCGGGTGGAGAATCTGTCGATGATGGCAAGATGAATACCCGTGACTTCGACCTTTACTACAAGGACGAAGCCGGTGAGTGGAAATTAGCCAAGGAAGTTCGTGGCAATAAAGCCCATGTGTCCGACATTACACTCGACCATCCAATCAAGGCTCAAGAATGGCGTCTCCATGTCATTACGGCAGATAACGGAACTCCATGGCAAGCCATCCGGATTTACAACTGGAAGATGTATGAAAGTCTGGATACTGAAACGGTCAATGTACCGATGAAACATGCTGCAGCGCAAAACTTAGGTAATCATTTTGTTCAAGTTGGTTTCAAAGATGTCCCAGCCAATACCACACTGACCCTTTATGCGGATAAAGAAGCCACTAGCCCAATTGCGACTATGACAGCCGATCAAGCTGGAAATCTCATCTTTAAACCACTGGCTTTTGAATCAACCCCATCTCTTCTCTACTATCGTGCGCAAGAACCTGGTAAAGATATCAGTAATGTCTTGGCGATCGAGGTTCCAAAGAATGATAAAGAAATTGCGGGACTTCAATTTGAAGATGGATTGACTAAGAAGGTCTACCGGGAAGGCGATGCCCTTTCCTTGAAAGGGGCAACTCTCCGCGTTCATTATAAAGATGGCCAAGCAGATCAACTGGTCAACCTCACCAACTCAGGTGTAGAGATTCATGGATTTAACAGTAGCAAGCTTGGAGAACAACACCTAGAAGTCTCTTACCTTGGTCAGAAATTGGATAAGACCCTCACTGTTTTTGTGGTCAGTGCAGAAGAAGCAGGTGAAAAAGCAGTTGCTGGTCTAGAATTGACCGACAAACCAAAAGTGGAATATATTGTCGGAGAATCATTGGAAAAAGAAGGTGGACGCTTTACAGTCGTCTTTGAAGATGAAACGACCGAAACGCATGCCTTGACAGATGAAGGTGTGGAAGTGACTGGCTTTGATACGACCAAGGAAGGTCGTCAAACCATCACTGTCCATTACAAAGGAGCTAGCACAAGCTTTGATGTCCTCGTCAATCCAAAACCAGCTCTCAACGATGAATACCTCAAGCAAAAATTGGCTGAAGCTGAAGCTGCAAAAGCCAAAGTAGACTTTACTTTTGCGACTCCTGAAGTCAAAGAAGCCTTGCTGGCTGGAATGGCTGCTTCTGAAAAAGTCTTGAAAGAGCATGATACCAGCACACAAGATCAAGTCAATGAGCAGTTGAACCAATTGACCGCTCTCTTGAAAGCCTTGGATGGTCAAGCCAATCTAACAAAAGAAAAAGAAGCTCTCTCTGCTCTGACAACAGAAGCGACTGCTCTATTAGCAAGCAAGCCAAATCACCCTTCTGGTGAAGCTTTGCAGGCACTGGTTGAGAAAAATAAAGAGCTCCTAGCTTCTTCAGAGCTCACTCCTGAAGCGCTTGAAACAGCTAAGACAGGTCTAGAGACCTTGATTGCGCTCCTGAAAGAAGATAAGCCAGCGGTCTTTGTAGACCCTGCAACTGGAGTCGAAGTTCAATTCTCCAACTTAGAGCAAACCGTTGTCAAAGGACTAAAAGTCGCAAAAGTTGAAGCCAATCAGGCAGAAAAAGAAGAGCTGAAGGGCCGAGAAGGAATCGTATTTGATATTGAAGGCGTAGATGCAAGCGGTCAAGACATCGATACCCAGCATCCATCCCTTGTGAAAATCCCTGTGGATAAGGATAAAGAAGTGGAGCAAGTTCTCTTCTTCCCAGAAGGTCAAGCTCCTCAATCCTTGGCCTTTGAGAGAGTTGGAGATGTAGTTATCTTTACAGCTCCTCACTTTACCCACTATGCGATTGTCTATAAGACGGCACAAACGGAAGGACCAGACCAACCGATCCAACCAGAAGAACCGGCTAAACCAGATCAGCCTGTTCAACCGGCTCAACCAAATCAGCCAGTCCAACCAGTTGCCCCAGTGACTCCGGATCCAGCTAATCCATTGAAGCCTACAGAGTCTTCTCAAGTGGATCAGTTGGCCCCAACGACTTCTACTCAAGCGGGTCATCAAGAGGAAGAACACAAGGATATGGTTGATCAAGAGATCCATCAGTTGTTAAGTGCCCACCAAGGAGCGAACTCACAGCCAACGGTTCAGCAAGGAATAAAAGATGCAAGTAAAGAAAGTCAATCGGAACACCTACCAAATACGGCAAGCCTAGAAGCTTCCTTTGCAGCTGAAGCTGTTCTTCTAGCAGCCTTAGGCGGCTTCCTCTTGGCTGGTAAGAAGAAGGAAGAGTAA
- a CDS encoding phosphoglycerate kinase — translation MAKLTVKDVDLKGKKVLVRVDFNVPVKDGVITNDNRITAALPTIKYILEQGGRAILFSHLGRVKEEADKEGKSLAPVAADLAAKLGQEVKFIPGVTRGAELEAAVNALEDGQVLLVENTRFEDVDGKKESKNDPELGKYWASLGDGIFVNDAFGTAHRAHASNVGISANVDKAVAGFLLENEIAYIKEAVEAPERPFVAILGGSKVSDKIGVIENLLEKADKVLIGGGMTYTFYKAQGIEIGNSLVEEDKLDVAKALLEKSNGKLILPVDSKEANAFADYTEVKDTEGEAVDPGFLGLDIGPKSIAKFDQELTGAKTVVWNGPMGVFENPDFQAGTIGVMDAIVKQPGVKSIIGGGDSAAAAINLGRADKFSWISTGGGASMELLEGKELPGLAALTDK, via the coding sequence ATGGCAAAATTGACTGTTAAAGACGTTGACTTGAAAGGGAAAAAAGTTCTCGTTCGTGTTGACTTCAACGTTCCTGTAAAAGATGGCGTGATCACTAACGATAACCGTATCACTGCAGCTCTTCCAACTATCAAGTACATCCTTGAACAAGGTGGACGTGCAATCCTCTTCTCTCACCTTGGACGTGTAAAAGAAGAAGCAGATAAAGAAGGTAAATCACTTGCTCCTGTAGCTGCTGACTTGGCTGCTAAATTGGGTCAAGAAGTGAAATTTATCCCAGGTGTTACACGTGGTGCTGAATTGGAAGCAGCTGTTAACGCTCTTGAAGATGGACAAGTTCTCTTGGTTGAAAACACTCGTTTCGAAGATGTTGACGGCAAGAAAGAATCTAAAAACGATCCTGAACTTGGTAAATACTGGGCATCACTTGGAGATGGTATCTTCGTAAACGATGCATTCGGTACTGCTCACCGTGCACACGCATCTAACGTTGGTATCTCTGCAAACGTTGATAAAGCTGTTGCTGGATTCCTTCTTGAAAACGAAATTGCTTATATCAAAGAAGCAGTTGAAGCTCCAGAACGTCCATTCGTAGCTATCCTTGGTGGATCTAAAGTATCTGACAAGATCGGTGTTATCGAAAACTTGCTTGAAAAAGCTGATAAAGTCCTTATCGGTGGTGGGATGACTTACACATTCTACAAAGCACAAGGTATCGAAATCGGTAACTCACTTGTAGAAGAAGACAAATTGGATGTTGCGAAAGCTCTTCTTGAAAAATCAAACGGTAAATTGATCTTGCCAGTTGACTCAAAAGAAGCAAACGCATTTGCTGACTACACTGAAGTGAAAGACACTGAAGGTGAAGCAGTAGATCCAGGATTCCTTGGTCTTGATATCGGTCCTAAATCAATCGCTAAATTCGACCAAGAATTGACTGGTGCGAAAACAGTTGTATGGAACGGACCTATGGGTGTATTTGAAAACCCTGACTTCCAAGCTGGTACAATCGGTGTGATGGACGCTATCGTGAAACAACCAGGCGTTAAATCAATCATCGGTGGTGGTGACTCAGCTGCTGCTGCGATCAACCTTGGCCGTGCAGACAAATTCTCATGGATCTCTACTGGTGGCGGTGCTTCTATGGAACTCCTTGAAGGTAAAGAACTTCCAGGATTGGCTGCTCTTACAGACAAATAA
- a CDS encoding FUSC family protein: protein MDYFKRHKFDWSKFRLGMRTFKTGIAVFIVLLIFGIFGWRGLQIGTLTAVFSLREDFDKSVHFGASRVMGNSIGGFYAVLFFLLKTLFHGAYWVTLIFVPIATMLTIMTNVAMNNKAGIIGGVSAMLIITLSIPNGETFLYVFARIFETFIGVFVAILVNSDVDRIRDFLKKHKKPM from the coding sequence ATGGATTACTTTAAACGACACAAATTTGATTGGTCCAAATTCCGTTTGGGGATGAGAACCTTTAAAACAGGGATTGCCGTTTTTATTGTACTACTTATTTTTGGAATATTTGGCTGGCGAGGCCTTCAGATCGGGACTTTGACAGCTGTTTTTAGTTTGAGGGAAGACTTTGATAAGAGTGTCCACTTCGGAGCTTCGCGTGTCATGGGCAACAGTATCGGAGGTTTTTATGCCGTATTGTTCTTCCTTTTAAAAACGCTCTTTCATGGGGCGTATTGGGTGACTCTGATTTTTGTACCCATTGCGACCATGTTAACCATTATGACAAATGTCGCTATGAATAATAAAGCAGGAATTATCGGAGGAGTTTCGGCAATGCTGATCATTACCCTCTCAATTCCTAACGGAGAAACCTTCTTATATGTTTTTGCCCGAATATTTGAGACCTTTATTGGCGTTTTCGTTGCGATTTTGGTCAATTCGGATGTGGATCGCATTCGCGATTTTCTCAAGAAACACAAAAAACCTATGTAA
- a CDS encoding MerR family transcriptional regulator yields MKEKELRRSLAVFPIGSVMKLTDLTARQIRYYEDQGLISPDRTEGNRRMYSLDDMDRLLEIKDYISDGFNIADIKKKYAEKEQEQTKVVSQEEIRKALHRDILQQSRFTSSPSPYGQFR; encoded by the coding sequence ATGAAGGAAAAGGAATTACGACGCTCGCTGGCAGTCTTTCCGATTGGAAGTGTTATGAAGCTGACCGACTTGACAGCTCGCCAGATTCGTTATTATGAAGATCAGGGATTGATTTCTCCTGATCGGACAGAAGGCAATCGCCGTATGTATTCGTTGGACGATATGGACCGCCTGCTTGAGATCAAAGATTATATCTCAGATGGCTTCAATATTGCGGATATTAAGAAGAAATATGCGGAAAAAGAGCAAGAGCAAACCAAGGTTGTCAGTCAAGAAGAGATCCGTAAGGCTCTTCATCGTGACATTCTTCAGCAAAGTCGCTTCACATCTTCCCCATCGCCATATGGTCAATTTCGTTGA